The Methylacidimicrobium sp. B4 genome contains a region encoding:
- the pqqD gene encoding pyrroloquinoline quinone biosynthesis peptide chaperone PqqD — MDADLRAPRIASKASLRWDAVRQKPILLYPEGVLILNPSAEAILSLCDGRRPVSEIVSELASRYGADPVALETDVWNFLQELLERGLLLFLEPKEE; from the coding sequence ATGGACGCTGATCTCCGAGCGCCCCGCATCGCCTCCAAAGCCTCCCTGCGTTGGGACGCCGTTCGGCAAAAGCCGATCCTCCTCTATCCGGAAGGAGTGCTTATCCTCAACCCGTCGGCGGAGGCGATCCTTTCCCTCTGTGACGGCCGGCGGCCGGTATCGGAGATTGTCTCGGAGCTGGCGAGCCGCTACGGGGCGGATCCGGTTGCCCTCGAAACCGACGTGTGGAACTTTCTACAGGAACTGCTCGAGCGAGGGCTGCTGCTCTTCCTGGAGCCAAAGGAGGAATAG
- the pqqE gene encoding pyrroloquinoline quinone biosynthesis protein PqqE, with the protein MPPTRTASTREETAAGKKPGALDLGFPFSLLCEVTFRCPLQCPYCSNPLGFAHALHDELGTAEWIRVLKEAADLGVLQAHFSGGEPLLRKDLPELIAAADRFGLYTNLSTGGTLLTSELARRFKEAGLGGFQLSIQDSRPESAEWIAGMRGSFAKKGDAARVARDAGLALGINVVLHRQNLDRIEEIIALAESWGAERLELANSQYNGWALHNRRWLLPTRAQVERASQVASLAQERLRGKMEILFVIPDYYATYPKACLHGWGRAFLTVSADGLTLPCQAAREITSLSFPNVREESLREIWFHSAAFRRFRGTGWLPEPCQSCPRKEIDFGGCRCQAFLLTGDAGATDPACLLSPHHHKIEEALAEAETRETVSWSYRNPTESRRLSGVPGHPCPSPRTEPERTP; encoded by the coding sequence ATGCCACCGACCCGCACGGCTTCGACCCGAGAGGAAACGGCTGCCGGAAAGAAGCCCGGGGCTTTGGACCTGGGCTTTCCTTTCTCCCTCCTCTGCGAGGTCACCTTTCGCTGTCCACTGCAATGTCCCTACTGCAGCAATCCGCTCGGCTTCGCCCACGCCTTGCACGACGAGCTCGGCACGGCGGAGTGGATCCGCGTGCTCAAAGAGGCCGCGGACCTCGGCGTGCTTCAGGCCCACTTCTCTGGTGGAGAGCCGCTCCTGCGCAAGGATCTGCCCGAGCTGATCGCCGCCGCTGATCGGTTCGGGCTCTATACGAACCTCAGCACGGGCGGCACCCTCCTCACTTCCGAACTCGCCCGCAGGTTCAAGGAAGCGGGGCTGGGGGGCTTTCAGCTGAGCATCCAGGACAGTCGCCCTGAGAGCGCCGAATGGATCGCGGGGATGCGGGGCAGCTTTGCCAAAAAGGGGGACGCCGCCCGGGTGGCGCGCGATGCCGGCTTGGCGCTGGGGATCAACGTAGTCCTCCACCGGCAGAACCTCGACCGCATCGAAGAGATCATCGCGCTGGCCGAATCCTGGGGCGCCGAACGGCTCGAGCTCGCCAACAGCCAATACAACGGCTGGGCGCTGCACAACCGGCGATGGCTCCTCCCGACACGTGCCCAAGTCGAACGCGCTTCCCAGGTCGCCTCGCTCGCCCAAGAACGGCTGCGCGGCAAGATGGAGATCCTCTTCGTCATTCCCGACTACTACGCCACCTATCCCAAGGCCTGCCTCCACGGCTGGGGACGGGCCTTCCTGACGGTCTCCGCGGACGGCCTGACCCTTCCCTGCCAGGCGGCCCGGGAGATTACCAGCCTTTCGTTCCCGAACGTCCGGGAAGAGAGCCTGCGGGAGATCTGGTTCCATTCCGCGGCCTTCCGCCGCTTTCGCGGGACGGGTTGGCTGCCCGAGCCTTGTCAGAGCTGCCCGCGAAAGGAGATCGACTTCGGTGGATGCCGCTGCCAGGCCTTCCTGCTGACGGGGGATGCTGGCGCCACTGACCCGGCATGCCTCCTCTCCCCCCACCACCACAAGATTGAAGAGGCGCTTGCGGAGGCAGAGACCAGAGAAACGGTCTCTTGGAGCTACCGCAATCCAACCGAATCGAGGCGGCTCTCCGGCGTCCCTGGCCACCCCTGCCCCTCGCCTCGGACGGAGCCGGAACGAACCCCTTAG
- a CDS encoding response regulator transcription factor: MEVVGIARRVSERGTGLMRGDRRRTPDEENVRVLLGEPDEKLAATMEAELQSKGLGWSRARTSDEAFLELNFGEFAVALLDSEIPGRPVLDVIEVLRRRNVSTPILLLAEDADSQMRIRAYEKGVDDVVQKPCSPAELSAHLKALLRRRSGSTSWVRAVEDLEIDLSGRRVFRAGQEISLTPREFGILEYLLRNQGKAVSFEALAQEVWRQPERARTISNVVRVHMASLRKKIDRGRPVKLLHTMRGYGFVLRSDSR, translated from the coding sequence ATGGAAGTCGTTGGCATCGCGCGGCGCGTCTCTGAAAGGGGGACGGGGCTCATGAGGGGAGACCGGCGTAGGACTCCGGACGAGGAGAACGTGCGGGTTCTTCTGGGCGAGCCCGACGAGAAGCTTGCGGCGACCATGGAGGCGGAGTTGCAGAGCAAGGGGCTCGGCTGGAGCCGGGCCAGGACCTCCGACGAAGCGTTTCTCGAGCTCAATTTCGGCGAGTTCGCGGTCGCGCTGCTCGATTCGGAGATTCCGGGCCGGCCGGTTCTCGACGTGATCGAGGTGCTCCGCAGGCGCAATGTGTCGACACCGATTCTGCTCTTGGCCGAGGATGCGGATTCCCAGATGCGGATCCGGGCCTACGAAAAGGGGGTCGACGATGTCGTACAGAAGCCCTGCTCGCCGGCGGAGCTTTCCGCGCATCTCAAGGCGCTGCTGCGGCGAAGGTCGGGCTCCACCTCCTGGGTCCGGGCGGTGGAGGATCTGGAAATCGATCTCTCGGGCCGAAGGGTCTTTCGTGCGGGGCAGGAGATCTCCCTGACTCCCCGGGAGTTCGGGATCCTCGAGTATCTGCTTCGAAACCAAGGGAAGGCGGTGAGCTTCGAGGCTCTGGCCCAGGAGGTCTGGCGCCAGCCCGAGCGGGCCAGGACGATCAGCAACGTGGTGCGGGTCCACATGGCCAGCCTGCGCAAGAAGATCGACCGCGGTCGTCCAGTCAAGCTGCTCCACACGATGCGCGGCTACGGCTTCGTCCTGCGGAGCGACAGCCGCTAA
- a CDS encoding ferredoxin family protein has translation MNEVEEKLYQNRYRLDAGRPHIRIRNPEVCQSRCSEKSCAACCPAGCYTLGSEGRITLLTDGCLECGTCRIICSEFRNVDWEYPRGGFGVLFKFG, from the coding sequence ATGAACGAGGTGGAAGAGAAGCTCTATCAAAACCGGTATCGTCTCGACGCGGGGCGTCCCCATATCCGCATTCGCAACCCCGAAGTCTGCCAGTCCCGCTGCTCCGAAAAGTCGTGTGCCGCCTGCTGCCCCGCGGGCTGCTATACCCTCGGATCCGAAGGCAGGATCACGCTTCTGACCGACGGTTGTCTCGAATGCGGCACCTGTCGGATCATCTGCAGCGAATTCCGCAACGTCGACTGGGAATATCCCCGAGGCGGCTTCGGCGTCCTCTTCAAGTTCGGTTGA